The Pecten maximus chromosome 14, xPecMax1.1, whole genome shotgun sequence genome includes a region encoding these proteins:
- the LOC117341943 gene encoding uncharacterized protein LOC117341943 isoform X1 — MLRSFVLVTVFAVIVAKPFNNEAVRHHQPLYISLQNILHELGDYFKRIDKTPQIDQLGHNFKRNSLNQDIISKPTEAIADTLLHLVNDYFKGRALRSENDPVPTADGSLLHQIGDFFKGRRSQNIDRMNRGETDPVPTADGSLLHQIGDFFKGRRSLNKDLSSRGETDPVPTSDGTLLHQVGDFFKGKKSLHQVMDQQLSPELFNSILHELGDYFKGRRTA, encoded by the exons ATGCTGAGGTCATTTGTCCTGGTGACAGTCTTTGCTGTCATCGTAGCCAAACCTTTTAACAACG aGGCCGTCCGCCATCATCAACCATTGTACATTTCTCTTCAAAATATCCTCCACGAACTTGGAGATTATTTCAAACGAATTGATAAAACGCCACAAATTGACCAGTTAGGACACAATTTCAAACGTAATTCACTTAATCAAGATATAATATCAAAACCAACAGAAGCGATAGCAGATACTTTATTGCATCTGgtaaatgattattttaaagGCAGAGCATTAAGAAGTGAAAACGATCCAGTCCCAACCGCAGACGGAAGCCTTCTTCACCAAATAGGCGACTTCTTTAAAGGACGAAGATCACAGAATATAG ACAGAATGAATCGAGGTGAGACCGACCCAGTGCCCACAGCGGACGGAAGTCTCCTCCACCAGATAGGAGATTTCTTTAAAGGAAGGAGATCCTTGAATAAAG ACTTATCATCACGTGGCGAAACTGACCCTGTTCCGACATCAGATGGAACCCTTCTTCACCAAGTAGGAGACTTCTTCAAGGGGAAGAAGTCACTTCACCAAG TCATGGATCAGCAACTGAGTCCTGAACTATTTAACTCAATCCTTCACGAGCTCGGAGACTACTTCAAAGGGCGGAGGACAGCCTAG
- the LOC117341943 gene encoding uncharacterized protein LOC117341943 isoform X3 has protein sequence MLRSFVLVTVFAVIVAKPFNNDRMNRGETDPVPTADGSLLHQIGDFFKGRRSLNKDLSSRGETDPVPTSDGTLLHQVGDFFKGKKSLHQVMDQQLSPELFNSILHELGDYFKGRRTA, from the exons ATGCTGAGGTCATTTGTCCTGGTGACAGTCTTTGCTGTCATCGTAGCCAAACCTTTTAACAACG ACAGAATGAATCGAGGTGAGACCGACCCAGTGCCCACAGCGGACGGAAGTCTCCTCCACCAGATAGGAGATTTCTTTAAAGGAAGGAGATCCTTGAATAAAG ACTTATCATCACGTGGCGAAACTGACCCTGTTCCGACATCAGATGGAACCCTTCTTCACCAAGTAGGAGACTTCTTCAAGGGGAAGAAGTCACTTCACCAAG TCATGGATCAGCAACTGAGTCCTGAACTATTTAACTCAATCCTTCACGAGCTCGGAGACTACTTCAAAGGGCGGAGGACAGCCTAG
- the LOC117341943 gene encoding uncharacterized protein LOC117341943 isoform X2 — MLRSFVLVTVFAVIVAKPFNNGRALRSENDPVPTADGSLLHQIGDFFKGRRSQNIDRMNRGETDPVPTADGSLLHQIGDFFKGRRSLNKDLSSRGETDPVPTSDGTLLHQVGDFFKGKKSLHQVMDQQLSPELFNSILHELGDYFKGRRTA, encoded by the exons ATGCTGAGGTCATTTGTCCTGGTGACAGTCTTTGCTGTCATCGTAGCCAAACCTTTTAACAACG GCAGAGCATTAAGAAGTGAAAACGATCCAGTCCCAACCGCAGACGGAAGCCTTCTTCACCAAATAGGCGACTTCTTTAAAGGACGAAGATCACAGAATATAG ACAGAATGAATCGAGGTGAGACCGACCCAGTGCCCACAGCGGACGGAAGTCTCCTCCACCAGATAGGAGATTTCTTTAAAGGAAGGAGATCCTTGAATAAAG ACTTATCATCACGTGGCGAAACTGACCCTGTTCCGACATCAGATGGAACCCTTCTTCACCAAGTAGGAGACTTCTTCAAGGGGAAGAAGTCACTTCACCAAG TCATGGATCAGCAACTGAGTCCTGAACTATTTAACTCAATCCTTCACGAGCTCGGAGACTACTTCAAAGGGCGGAGGACAGCCTAG
- the LOC117342441 gene encoding uncharacterized protein LOC117342441 encodes MASVQRVRPSALRYTHDSISCRFSNGCGLEETFRQILYDEVSVSSLPYLEVMPYDNEWFVVRGNRRLYVLKQLESAGKISTVSVKYLSFESYHFYNQYSTENSGRSVRIRGNPSLAGEFGRIKRTWENSSGGFCQLGTTCASCCCKCLIAVLLILVVFVVAVFLFLVYQSNQQYSHRAFH; translated from the exons ATGGCCTCTGTTCAAAGGGTTCGTCCGTCTGCCTTACGATACACCCATGACAGCATAAGCTGTCGGTTTTCTAACGGATGTGGTCTGGAGGAAACCTTTAGGCAGATCCTTTACGATGAGGTCAGCGTTAGCTCCCTGCCTTACCTGGAAGTTATGCCATATGACAATGAGTGGTTTGTCGTCAGAGGTAACAGGAGATTGTATGTATTAAAACAACTGGAATCTGCTGGGAAAATTTCAACAGTGAGCGTCAAGTATTTGTCTTTTGAGTCTTATCATTTCTATAACCAGTACTCTACAGAAAATTCGGGCCGGTCCGTCCGTATTCGAGGTAATCCTTCCTTGGCCGGAGAGTTTGGACGAATCAAACGAACGTGGGAAAATTCTTCCGGGGGATTTTGTCAGCttg GGACAACCTGTGCGAGCTGCTGCTGTAAATGTCTGATTGCGGTTCTGCTGATACTGGTGGTGTTCGTAGTCGCGGTCTTCTTGTTTTTGGTGTACCAATCAAACCAGCAATATTCACACAGAGCATTTCATTAA
- the LOC117342440 gene encoding A-agglutinin anchorage subunit-like, translating to MATVERMRPSALRFTHGSVGCRFSNGCGLEETFRQILYDDINVSDLPLLVAMPYENEWFVVRGNRRLYIYKILETAGKISEVDVKCIPFKSYLFNRQHSTENSGRFLRIRGNPQLTEDLKQIIRTWETFSERRGNYVYDSEWSSYSNDRVRPESATSVQSSDTPTVRSYIGTQERAASVQSSDTPTVKLYRRLLHEYLSSMGSPDSDTRHQSSDTPTVRSYTGTPERATRVQSSDTPTVRSYRGTPERATRVQSSDTPTVRSYTCTPERATRVQSSDTPTVRSYIGTPERAASVQSADTPTVKLYRRLLHEYLSSMGSPDSDTRHQSSDTPTVRSYTGTPERATRVQSSDTPTVRSYRGTPERATRVQSSDTPTVRSYTGTPERATRVQSSDTPTVRSYACTPERATRVQSSDTPTVRSYIGTPERAASVQSSDTPTVRSYIGTSERATRVQSSDTPTVRSYIGTSERATRVQSSDTPTVRSYIGTSERATRVQSSDTPTVRSYIGTSERATRVQSSDTPTVRSYIGTPKRAASVQSSDTPTVRSYRGTPERATRVQSSDTPTVPSYRRSPERAASVHSWDTPTVRSYRRIPESATRDQSWERLYRRNTERATRLQTWDTPTVISYKRIPESDTTDQSWDTPIFRSYRRSLESDTTDQSWDTPKVRSYRRPLDPIHRSTDSSDFSTCCCKLLAFLLVLVLFLVLPIIPDKSRL from the exons ATGGCGACTGTTGAGCGAATGCGCCCGTCTGCTTTACGATTCACTCATGGCAGTGTTGGCTGTCGATTTTCGAACGGATGTGGTCTTGAAGAAACGTTTAGGCAGATACTTTACGATGACATCAATGTTAGTGATCTGCCTCTCCTTGTCGCGATGCCATATGAAAACGAGTGGTTTGTCGTCAGAGGTAACAGACGATTGTATATCTACAAAATACTTGAGACAGCTGGGAAAATTTCAGAAGTAGACGTGAAATGTATTCCTTTTAAATCTTATCTGTTCAATCGTCAACACTCGACAGAAAATTCGGGTAGATTTCTACGTATTCGAGGTAACCCACAGCTGACTGaggatttaaaacaaataattcgAACATGGGAAACTTTCAGTGAAAGAAGAGGGAATTACGTTTATGATTCAGAATGGAGTAGTTATAGCAACGACAGGGTTAGACCGGAAAGTGCTACAAGTGTCCAGTCTTCGGACACTCCAACAGTTAGATCATATATAGGTACTCAGGAACGTGCTGCAAGTGTCCAGTCTTCGGACACTCCTACTGTTAAATTGTACAGACGTCTTCTGCATGAGTATTTATCAAGCATGGGTTCTCCGGACAGTGATACACGACACCAGTCTTCGGACACTCCAACAGTTAGATCATATACAGGTACTCCGGAACGTGCTACACGTGTCCAGTCTTCGGACACTCCAACAGTTAGATCATATAGAGGTACTCCGGAACGTGCTACACGTGTCCAGTCTTCGGACACTCCAACAGTTagatcatatacatgtactccgGAACGTGCTACACGTGTCCAGTCTTCGGACACTCCAACAGTTAGATCATATATAGGTACCCCGGAACGAGCTGCAAGTGTCCAGTCTGCGGACACTCCTACTGTTAAATTGTACAGACGTCTTCTGCATGAGTATTTATCAAGCATGGGTTCTCCGGACAGTGATACACGACACCAGTCTTCGGACACTCCAACAGTTAGATCATATACAGGTACTCCGGAACGTGCTACACGTGTCCAGTCTTCGGACACTCCAACAGTTAGATCATATAGAGGTACTCCGGAACGTGCTACACGTGTCCAGTCTTCGGACACTCCAACAGTTAGATCATATACAGGTACTCCGGAACGTGCTACACGTGTCCAGTCTTCGGACACTCCAACAGTTAGATCATATGCATGTACTCCGGAACGTGCTACACGTGTCCAGTCTTCGGACACTCCAACAGTTAGATCATATATAGGTACTCCGGAACGTGCTGCAAGTGTCCAGTCTTCGGACACTCCAACAGTTAGATCATATATAGGTACTTCGGAACGTGCTACACGTGTCCAGTCTTCGGACACTCCAACAGTTAGATCATATATAGGTACTTCGGAACGTGCTACACGTGTCCAGTCTTCGGACACTCCAACAGTTAGATCATATATAGGTACTTCGGAACGTGCTACACGTGTCCAGTCTTCGGACACTCCAACAGTTAGATCATATATAGGTACTTCGGAACGTGCTACACGTGTCCAGTCTTCGGACACTCCAACAGTTAGATCATATATAGGTACTCCGAAACGTGCTGCAAGTGTCCAGTCTTCGGACACTCCAACAGTTAGATCATATAGAGGTACTCCGGAACGTGCTACCCGTGTCCAGTCTTCGGACACTCCAACAGTTCCATCATATAGACGTTCTCCGGAAAGGGCTGCAAGTGTCCACTCTTGGGACACTCCAACAGTTAGATCATATAGACGTATTCCGGAAAGTGCTACACGTGACCAGTCTTGGGAAAGATTATACAGACGAAATACGGAAAGGGCTACACGTCTCCAGACATGGGACACTCCAACAGTTATATCATATAAACGTATTCCGGAAAGTGATACAACTGACCAGTCTTGGGACACTCCAATATTTAGATCATACAGACGTAGTCTGGAAAGTGATACAACTGACCAGTCTTGGGACACTCCAAAAGTTAGATCATACAGACGTCCTCTGGATCCGATCCATCGCTCAACAG ATTCTTCCGACTTTTCGACGTGTTGCTGTAAACTGCTGGCGTTTCTGCTGGTTTTGGTGCTTTTCTTGGTTCTACCGATCATACCCGACAAATCTAGATTGTAG
- the LOC117342905 gene encoding uncharacterized protein LOC117342905, translating into MVAEQMRPSDIRFTHDSVSCRFSDGHTLEETFKDLLYDDVTLPPLVVMHYSGYWFVVRGNRRLYLLKKLEDIGKIQQVTVIKRAFQDHLFYKQFTTKNMGISIRIRGNRFIEGTLRQCINDWRYSKTRPSSSIFTGDFMDSSISSSSSSSMDNWMDSYTRPSSSSISMYGSGSIPRHSFSNYSPPSRTPPVRSYTPLPSPPPAKKDDSWCTIL; encoded by the exons ATGGTGGCGGAACAAATGCGACCTTCAGATATACGGTTCACACACGACAGTGTGAGCTGTAGGTTTTCTGATGGACACACACTTGAAGAAACATTTAAAGATCTTCTGTATGATGATGTCACATTGCCTCCGTTAGTTGTCATGCACTACAGTGGATATTGGTTTGTGGTGAGAGGCAATCGGAGACTTTATCTTCTCAAAAAACTCGAAGATATAGGGAAAATTCAACAGGTCACAGTTATTAAACGTGCATTCCAAgatcatttattttacaaacaatTCACGACGAAGAATATGGGAATATCTATTCGAATAAGAGGTAACCGGTTTATTGAAGGAACATTACGTCAGTGTATCAACGATTGGAGGTACTCAAAAACTCGGCCTTCCAGCAGCATTTTCACGGGTGACTTTATGGATTCCAGCATTAGTTCTTCCAGCAGCTCTTCCATGGACAACTGGATGGATTCCTACACCCGGCCTTCTTCCAGCAGCATTTCAATGTACGGATCCGGGAGTATCCCTCGCCACTCTTTCTCAAACTATAGCCCCCCTTCGAGGACCCCACCTGTCAGATCCTACACACCGTTGCCAAGTCCTCCACCGGCAAAAAAAG aCGATTCCTGGTGCACAATACTGTAG
- the LOC117342751 gene encoding uncharacterized protein LOC117342751 produces MTIIEIPSESTYDEIGRTTYWESRRSPSASTNTSETCGSNISLPQLTSRKSINRQDKILTIVSIFLATSCVFLAIFVALLFTKLEKVRGELGDFANTTTNRKICVRCAQLNSSRLGPNGIADLESLDVALDDDGEEVCCAGNARQTNSLLEIVYINSEPTCMKGLQNSSETRCNSSAASLITTGTSAAAHLLAGLQNNALQYDTDTVPVRNWRSDDLTSHLEGVKLTNDRLVIKNTGLYMVYSQIYFSKYVALTALKSATLLYHLVYRYNTIYPNGGNQVLMQSVKTMIFDPKMTHSDLTSFTAAAIELVAGDQIYVKVSNISLMSGDEKASFLGVVKFE; encoded by the exons ATGACAATTATCGAGATTCCGTCAGAGTCGACATATGATGAGATAGGAAGGACCACGTACTGGGAATCGCGGAGATCGCCCAGTGCCTCTACCAATACGTCAGAAACATGCGGATCTAACATTTCTTTACCTCAACTTACCTCAAGGAAATCCATCAACCGTCAGGACAAAATACTTACCATTGTCTCCATATTCTTGGCCACGTCATGCGTTTTTCTAGCAATCTTTGTAGCTCTTCTGTTTACTAAGTTAGAGAAGGTTCGAGGTGAGTTGGGTGATTTTGCAAACACAACAACCAATCGAAAGATTTGTGTCCGTTGTGCTCAACTGAATTCATCCCGACTTGGTCCCAATGGAATAGCTGATCTGGAATCCTTGGACGTGGCGTTGGATGACGATGGAGAGGAAGTTTGTTGTGCTGGAAACGCAAGACAAACCAACAGCTTGCTGGAAATA GTATACATAAACTCCGAGCCAACATGTATGAAGG GTCTGCAGAACTCCTCCGAGACACGCTGTAACAGTTCCGCTGCCTCCCTCATCACAACCGGGACGTCAGCAGCCGCTCACCTGCTAGCTGGTCTTCAAAACAATGCCCTCCAATACG ATACCGACACAGTGCCAGTCCGGAACTGGCGTTCAGATGATCTGACGTCACATCTCGAGGGCGTCAAACTGACCAATGATAGGCTCGTCATCAAGAACACCGGTCTGTACATGGTTTACAGCCAGATATATTTCTCTAAGTACGTCGCCCTGACCGCCCTGAAATCCGCCACTCTCCTATATCATTTGGTTTACCGGTACAATACCATTTATCCTAATGGTGGGAATCAGGTACTCATGCAGAGTGTCAAAACAATGATCTTTGACCCCAAGATGACACACAGCGACCTGACAAGCTTCACAGCAGCTGCCATTGAGCTAGTGGCTGGCGATCAAATATACGTCAAAGTTTCCAACATCTCCCTAATGTCAGGAGATGAAAAGGCTAGTTTCCTCGGAGTTGTGAAATTTGAATGA